TCGTGACTCTCAGCAGACGCCCGAGCAGAAGGAAACCCAGCGGGAGATCCAGCAGCACGGAGGGATTTGTGAAGTCGTGCGCTCGATCATGGACGTGCACAACCTCATCGCCATCCGGGTGAACCGCCTGGAGGAAGGTGGAGAAGAATGAAGTTGGAACAGAAATCCATTGGGTATGAGGCAGCTGTTGAACTCTGCAAATCTGGTTGGTGGAAGAAGAAAACCCCCAGAGAGATTGCCACCTTTCAGCTGTCCGTGCGGGAGCTTTGCCTGCACAACCTCGGAGTTTTTCATGAAGCCCTGGAGAAAGCCCCCGGGCGTCCCGTCTGGACCCATGAAATCATGAACCCGCAGAATCTCTGGGACGAGTTGCACGGGGAGAAACCAGCACCCTCTTTTGAGGAGATTCTGAACCTGATTCCTGCAAGCAAACGGGTGCTTGTGCTGTTGCCAGAGGACCAGTCATGAGCACGGATGATTTCAACGAGAAGAACCGCGAGTCCATCCAGCGTGGCCTGGAGACTGTGGCTGCCCAGAAAGCTGCCAGAGCATTGGCCCAGGCGGGGTTGAAGTCTTCTGCAGACCTGACCCGAGTGGTTTACGAGAGCGAATTCCAGCGTTTGAAGCTGATTGAGCATTACGCCAAGAGTGTGACGCTGGTCTGTTTTGATGGCACCCACAAGTTTGCTCCAGATGACTGCGTGAGTCTCGTGCGGTTGCTGGACCTGTTGGATCTCACGAAGCCCCAGACCAAACAGGTGAGTGACCCATGGATCGCTGTCGCTGAGCGTTTGCCTGAGCACCATGAGTGGTATCTGGTGGTGCAGCAGAAGCCCGGTGAGCACTATCGGTTCTGCCGTCTGTTTGTTGTGGGTGAGGGCTGGCAGGACCCGAAAGTCGAGAAGTATGGGGAGATCACGCACTGGATGCCTCTCCCACCTTTCCCGAAAGAGGGAGGCCAGCAGTGAGCAGGGGTGGGAAGTCCCGACTCAAGTCAGGGGTGAACGTCCGCATCAAGAAGGGCACCAGCAAGAACAGCCCTTACTACCCCTTTGTGGATGGGAAAGAGGGCACAGTGCAGGGCGTGTACCCCCTCACAGAGCACAACCTTCCTCCTGTGTATGACGTGGTTTTCCCGAATGGGGCCTCGCTGATGTTTTACGCCAAAGAGCTTGAGATCATCGCCTGACCCTTCGTACTTTCTGTTGCGTTTTGAGGAACCCATGACCATGACCACCAATGACCCCACCCCTGCAGCAACCTTCACGCAGTTCGACCACAAACGGTTCTGGAAAGACGCCGTTCAGGGCTTTGCCGAGTGGTACTACGACCCGAAGTGGGTCACGCTGGGCGACGGCAATTACACCCCCATCTCTTTTCCGAAACTGGACAGCACCAGGCCCCCGAACCCTCACCCCCTCACGGGCAGCATCACCGTGATGGGCATGATGCAACCCAGGATTGCCATTGTGGATGTGGCTGGCTTCAAGATCACCATCACGCCCGACAGCCTGAGTGCCGCAGAGAACACCCTC
This DNA window, taken from Deinococcus cellulosilyticus NBRC 106333 = KACC 11606, encodes the following:
- a CDS encoding DUF7736 domain-containing protein, which encodes MKLEQKSIGYEAAVELCKSGWWKKKTPREIATFQLSVRELCLHNLGVFHEALEKAPGRPVWTHEIMNPQNLWDELHGEKPAPSFEEILNLIPASKRVLVLLPEDQS
- a CDS encoding DUF551 domain-containing protein; translation: MSTDDFNEKNRESIQRGLETVAAQKAARALAQAGLKSSADLTRVVYESEFQRLKLIEHYAKSVTLVCFDGTHKFAPDDCVSLVRLLDLLDLTKPQTKQVSDPWIAVAERLPEHHEWYLVVQQKPGEHYRFCRLFVVGEGWQDPKVEKYGEITHWMPLPPFPKEGGQQ